The following nucleotide sequence is from Barnesiella viscericola DSM 18177.
AGTATTTCAACTCCTCGGACCACCCGGGATATTTGAACACCTGGTCAATGAGCAGCACCCGGCCGCCCTGGTCGTAGAAACGTCCGGCAAACTCCCGCAACGTATGCTCGGTAAAGTAGAGGTTGTTGAGATTGATGTACAGGCACGACCGATCCAAGCCGTAATTCTCCTTGGCATACTGCAACAGGAAGGTGGTCTTGCCTACTCCCCGGCTGCCCTTAATGCCTACCAGACGGCTGTTTTTGTTGATCTGGTACATCAAGTCGCGCTTGACGGGCGACTCAACATGCTCAACGAGATACTTGTGTGTTCTGTAAAACGATTCCACGTCTGCACTCTTAAACAGGTGGCAAAGATAATAAAAACATCAATTTTTGGCAAGCCGACTTTACAATTTATCCTCCGATTAAGGGTATCCCCTCCTATTTTAACATTCTTTCAAGAGTGTCGTCCGATTTCTTCCCCGCCAGAAAGTTACTAAAAAGAGACGCCGTTGCTCCTGAGGGGCAACGGCGCCATTTATCTTCCACACCCTTCGAGCGTTACTCGGCCGGCGTAATGGTTGCAGCTCTATCGAGTACATAAGAACCAAAGCGATCGAGCTTGGCCTCGCTGGTCTTTTGCTCCAACTGGTCGGGACTTACACCGTAAGAAACCAGAGCGTCGTATACCTGCTCGGCACGTGCCTTACGCAACTTGGCGTTGAATGCAGCCGAACCCGTTTCGCTATCGGCATAACCGGTGATAATGTATTTCTTGCCCTCGTTGGCCTTGATGGCTTTTGCCACGGCTTTCAGCACCACCTTGTCCTTGGGCTGCAAGGCCGAGCTGTTGATGTTGTAGTAGACGGTAACGACGGGAGCAGCCTCCTCGGTCACCTTCTCGACCGGACGATTCTGACACTCGGCCAACTGCTGTTCGAGATTGGCAATCTTGCGGTTGGCATCACGCAACTGAGCGACCAAAGCATCGCCCTCGGCATCGCTATACTTACCCACAACAGGGGCAACTACCGGTACTACGGGAGCGTCCCAGCCGCGATTCTTGAATTTATAAGTGACGCCTACCAACGCTGCAAAGGTCTTGCCATGATTTCCTTCACCGGCAATCGAGGCTTCCCACACATCGAAACGCAAATCGAGATTGATGGCCCAGGCATCATTCAGCCGGAAGCGGTTGAGCAAACCTCCCCGCATGTCCATGTTGACACCCTTGGCCGCACCGTCCGACACACCTATGGGAATACCCATGCCTATATACAGGACAGGCGAATAAACACGTTCGCGATAGCCACAGAAGAGGCTGGCCAAATCGCCCATCACATCGAGTGCGGGGGTTATCAAGGCATACGACTGTTTGAAATAGCCGTTGTCAAAACGTCCGGTTTCGATGCCGTTTCCCCACAAGGTCGCACCTTTCACACCGTAATAATCGGCACCCAGGCGCAATCCGATAACCGGAGAGAACCATTTCTCGGCATTGAGACCAAAAACGGGAGCAATACGTTGCCCAAAACTGGCATGGCTGTCAAAACGTCCTAAGCCGAAATCAGCTCCACCTTCCAGTGAAATAGCCCAATTATCTTTAAAGCTATTCAAGACAATCTGCTGGGAAGATTCTGTCTTGGCCTCCTCCTCGGGAGCCGCAACCAATGTCGCAGGCATAGCCATGCCCATCGACACAAGCATTACCGCAAATACAGTCCTTTTCATACTTCTTTGCTTTTAATTAAATTTAATATCCGACAATCTCTCCTTTTCAAATTCAAGGGAGAAACTGCCTCATATAGACCCAATTGAATTTTGAAGTAAAAGTAGTCGATTTTTTTTACTTGACCAACAAATTTTATTTAAAAATAAAAACGAAACCGCCACTCTGCAAAAAAGAGTGACAGTTTCGTTTCAAACTTGCAAATATCTTGATATTTATTTCCCGATAAATGCGGCTATCTCGCCGGCAATATGCTCGGGGGTGAATCCCAGTTTTTCGTCAAGTACCTTATAAGGAGCCGAGTAGCCGAAATGATCCAAACCATAAACCTTGCCTTTGCAGCCTACCACCTGCAACAGGGTCGAGGGCAGGCCGGCGGTCAACCCGAATACCGGCAGACCCGAGGGGATAACCGACTCGCGATACGATTGCGGCTGATCGAGGAAGAGACCGATGGAAGGTACTGAGACAATCTGGACCCGTACTCCCTGACCGTGCAGAATTTCGCTGGCACCTACCAGTGTCGACACTTCCGAACCATTAGCAACCAATACCACATCGGGATTCTCATCGCGCATCAGCACATAGGCTCCTTTTGCCAACTGCAAGGCATCGGCATAACGGTTGCCCGTGGCCGAAGGGAGGTCGGGAACGTCCTGACGCGAAAGAATCAGAGCCGTAGGGGTATCGCTGTTTTCCATGGCCAGCTTCCAGGCTACCAGCGTCTCGGCACTGTCGGCCGGGCGCAATACCAGCACGCTGTGCTTGCCGCTGTGGTTTTTCAACTGCTCCATGAGGCGCATCTGAGCTTCCTGCTCTACCGGTTCGTGGGTGGGACCGTCCTCACCCACACGGAAGGCATCGTGCGTCCACACATATTTTACAGGTAATTCCATGAGGGCTGCCATACGCACGGCCGGCTTCATGTAGTCCGAAAAGACAAAGAAGGTGCCGCATGCAGCCTGCATGCCACCATGCAACAAGATACCGTTCATAATCGAAGCCATCGTCAACTCGGCTACCCCGGCGTGCAGGAAGGCCCCCTTGAAATTGCCCTTGGAGAAAGCCCCGGTCTTTTTCAGGAAGGCTTCGGTCTTGTCCGAGTTAGCCAGGTCGGCCGACGATACCACCATGTTTTTCACCCGCTCGCCCAGGTAGGAGAGCACGTTGGCCGAAGCTGTACGGGTGGCAACATTGGGTTTATAAGCTATCGAGGCGAAATCGAGCTCGGGTAATTTGCCTGCATAGAAATCGTGCAGCTCGGCAGCCAACTCGGGATTCGCTTTTTCCCAGGCAGCCTGCACCGCCTTGCGCTCGGCTACGATTTTTTTCAGTTCTTCGGCCCGACGGGCATAGAGACCGACCACCTCGGGGAAGATGACAAAGGGATTCTCGACACTGCCGCCCAGATGCTCGATGGTCTTTTCGTAGGAGGCCCCCGACTTGCTCAACGGCTGTCCGTGAGTCGAACATTTTCCTTCAAAGTTCTCGCCCGTGGCCGTCACACAACCACGTCCCATGATGGTCTTGCCGATAATGAGCGTGGGTCGCTCGGTCTCGCGGTTGGCCAGAGCCAACGCATCGCGTATGGCTACGGGATCGCACCCGTCAATTTCAATGACATTCCAATTCCAGGCCCGATATTTCTCGGCTGTATTCTCGTCGGTCACGGCATCGGTATCGGTCGAGAGTTGCACATCGTTGCTGTCGTAGAACATGATAAGGTTGTGCAACCCCAGGAATCCGGCCACCCGACCGGCCCCCTGCGATATCTCTTCCTGAATACCGCCGTCGGAGATGAACGCATAAATCTTGTGACTGCACCACTCGCCGAAACGGGCTGCCATGAAACGCTCGGCTATCGCCGCGCCTACGGCCATCGTGTGTCCCTGTCCCAGAGGACCCGACGTGTTTTCGATGCCGTGCATCACATCGACCTCGGGGTGACCGGGGGTAATGCTACCCCACTGACGGAACGATTTGAGGTCGTCCATCGTGTAGAAGCCCGACATGGCCAACACGCTGTACAGCATGGGCGACATGTGTCCCGGGTCAAGGAAGAAGCGGTCCCGATTAATCCACTTTGGATCTTCGGGATCATATACCAAAAACTCGGAATACAACACATTGGTAAAATCGGCACCACCCATAGCACCACCCGGGTGACCCGATTTGGCCTTCTCAACCATGGCCGCCGTCAATATTCTGATATTGTCGGCCGCTCTGTTCAACAAGTTCGTATCGTTCATGGAATTTTTTTTACAAAAATAATACAATTCACGAGTATATACCTACAAAAACGACCAAAAGTTCACAAAGAAAAAGAGAGGGAAGCCGGGGCTTCCCTCTCTTTTTCTCCTATTATTTATTATAAGGAATGATTATTCGGTAGGAATATCGGTATTGACATTCTTGCAACCGATCAGACCGTAGTAGAGCAGGTAGGCCAACATGGCGATAACCAACCAGTAGCTGGCCAGATAACCGAAACTACCCGACAACATGTTCTGGATAAACGGCATCACACCACCACCGACTACCATCATCATGAAGATACCCGATGCCTTGGCGGTGTATTTGCCCAGGCCTTCGACGGCGAGGTTGAAGATACCCCCCCACATCACCGAGGTGCACAAACCGCAGAGCACGAGGAAGAGGGCGCTCAGGGGAACCTTGGGGGTTTCGAGCGATTTCATCACCGACTCGGGGGTCATCTTGGCCTCGGCGAGCACGGCGGCATTTTGCGTCAGGAACTCTTCGGTGGGATTATTGACAAAAGCCTCGGCCTCGGCCACGGGGATACCGGCATTTTCCAGAATCTCGGAGGTCTTTTGTACCGGGTCATAGACAAACGAAGGCACGTTGAAGCCCACCGTCTTCGGGGTGAAGATAGCAATCAATGTGAGCACAATAGCTACCGACGAAACGGCAATTAACTGGGTGCGGGTCGAAATCTTACCACTGATCAAGCTACTCAGGAAACGACCTACCAGCATCAACAACCAGTAGATGGCCACGATGGCACCACCGATGGCAGCTCCATTGATCAGGATACCGGCACCTCTCGCACTAGTGTCGGCCATGAAGAAGTTCAACTGGGCGGGGATACCTACCTCGATACCTACATAAAGGAAGATGGCAATCACACCCAGCAACGTGTGACGGAAGGCCAACGGACTGTGCTCGAATTTCTCCTGGGGTTCGCCCTTCTTGGCCAAGTGGGGCTCGGGAATGGCGATGGCCGAGATGATGATGAACGACACGGCAAACACAGCCATGGCGATGAACAGCAACGGAGTGACGTCGCTCATGGCAGTCTTGTCGGTTACCGAACCGATGAGCACACCCACGAAGAGCGGGGTGAGCGTAGCAGCCAACGAGTTGAGGGTACCACCGGTTTGGATCAACTGGTTACCCTTGTTGCCACCGCCACCGAGCAGGTTCAGCATGGGGTTTACCACCGTGTTGAGCATGCACACGCAGAAACCGCAGATGAAGGCACCCAACAGATAGATAATCAGGTTCAGATACACCTCTTGTCCACCTACCGAGAAGAGCGCCGTATCGGCACCGATGATACTCGACAGATACTGGATAAAGAGGCCCACGAAACCTACGGCCATGGCCGTAAGGGCGGTTTTCTTGTAACCGATTTTCACCAGCATCGTACCTGCGGGAACACCCATAAACAGATAGGCCAGGAAGTTCATCATGTTACCCATCATGCCGGCCCACGAGTACTGGTTACCCCAGATAAGTCCAAACGGTGCCGCCAGATTGGTTACGAAAGCAATCATTGCAAACAGAAACATCATTGCGATAATCGCAATAATTTTCCCATTGTTTTTCTGATTTGTAGTCATTTTATAAGATTTAAATTAATGTATTTTGAATGTAAATATTTCTATCCGAGTCGATTGATGTATGTGATGTGTCTATTTCATGGGCTATTATTTATTTACTCAGGCCTTCTGTTTTCTGATAAACTAAAATTAAGGCAAAGGTAATGCTTATTATTTATCGGTCGGCACGATAAATATATGTTCTTAAACATAAAAATAGCCATCGACACGGCCGGCACCGGTAGCGGTGCCGCGGTCGCATCAGTAGTTACGCTCACCGAATATCGAGGTACCTATGCGCACCAGCGTAGTACCGTGGCGCAACGCCAGCCGGTAGTCGTGCGACATGCCCATCGACAACTCGACAAAGGCTCGGGCGTCGACGTGCCCCGAGGCCTTCAATTCATCAAACAGACTTTTCAACTCGCCAAACTCCCGATCGATGCGGCTCTCGTCGTCGGTGAGCGAGGCCATACCCATCAGACCGCACACCCGCACGTGGGGATACCGGTCGAGGGGGTTCCCACTCAGCCACTCGCGGCACGAATCGGGGGTAAGGCCATACTTGCTCTCCTCGCTGGCCACGTGAATCTCGAGCAGACAATCGACCACCCGGCCGCACTTGGCCGCCTCGCTGTCGATCACGGCGAGCAGTTTCTCGCTGTCGACACTATGAATCAAGGCGATAAAGGGGACGATGTATTTCACCTTGTTGGTTTGCAGGTGACCGATGAAGTGCCACTCGATGTCTTTGGGCAGGGCTTCGTACTTGGTCATGAGCTCCTGCACCCGGCTCTCGCCAAAGATGCGTTGCCCCGACTCGTAGGCCTCCATCAAGGCCTCGGCGGGGTGGAATTTCGACACAGCCACCAAGCGGGTACCGCTCGGCAGCTCCTGTCGTATGGTGGCTATATGTTGGGCTATCTCGTTCATTCTTTCGGACGATCCTCCTCCTGGGGTTTTCCTTCGGCGTTAAACGGATAGACGTCCATGAGCGGCGTCTCGGTAATCGACACAATGGTCCAGTCGGCCATCGTACCCTTCATGCCGGCGTTCAGACTTTTGAGAGCCGTCTCGAAGTCAGCCGCCTGCACGAGCATATACGAGGGAGTGCGTTTCTCCATGCCGCTCTTCTCGTCGAGGGTGATGAAATTGATTTTGCACTTGTACCAGCGGTCGCCCGTCTCGTCAAAGAAGAGCTCGCTGAAATTGGCCCGTTTCACGGCCGACACCGAGAACTCGCCCGAGATGAAGGGCGACACCTCTTCAATGATGCGGGCCTCGGCCTCGGTAAACGACAAGGCGTCGACGAGATAGGGTTCCGTTACTTTTTTCTGCATGCCGTTTTCCAGCATCTTATCATACTTGACTTTACATTCAAACCAATTTGCCATAGCTGTATTATTAAAAAAGGAGGTGCCATGCACCCCCGACAGGTTTCACATTCTTTTTCAGTACTCTATTTTATCGCTTTTGTCCGCCCACTTCTCAAAGGCCTTGATGGCCCGGTCGCGCATGAGGGGGAGTATGGTAAGGTGGCGCTTCTCCAACGGCAGGGCCAACTCGTCGTAGATGAACGAATCGTCAAAGCCGATGGCTTTGGCATCGGCCTTGGTGTTGCCGTAGTAGACCCGGTCGAGGTGAGCCCAGTAGATGGCCCCCAGACACATGGGACAGGGTTCGCACGAGGTGTATATTTCGCAGCCGCTCAGGTCGAAGGTGCCCAGCACACGGGCCGCTTCGCGAATGGCGTTGACCTCGGCATGAGCCGTCGGGTCGTTCGAGGCCGTCACCCGGTTGGCTCCCCGG
It contains:
- a CDS encoding OmpA family protein, which produces MKRTVFAVMLVSMGMAMPATLVAAPEEEAKTESSQQIVLNSFKDNWAISLEGGADFGLGRFDSHASFGQRIAPVFGLNAEKWFSPVIGLRLGADYYGVKGATLWGNGIETGRFDNGYFKQSYALITPALDVMGDLASLFCGYRERVYSPVLYIGMGIPIGVSDGAAKGVNMDMRGGLLNRFRLNDAWAINLDLRFDVWEASIAGEGNHGKTFAALVGVTYKFKNRGWDAPVVPVVAPVVGKYSDAEGDALVAQLRDANRKIANLEQQLAECQNRPVEKVTEEAAPVVTVYYNINSSALQPKDKVVLKAVAKAIKANEGKKYIITGYADSETGSAAFNAKLRKARAEQVYDALVSYGVSPDQLEQKTSEAKLDRFGSYVLDRAATITPAE
- a CDS encoding transketolase family protein produces the protein MNDTNLLNRAADNIRILTAAMVEKAKSGHPGGAMGGADFTNVLYSEFLVYDPEDPKWINRDRFFLDPGHMSPMLYSVLAMSGFYTMDDLKSFRQWGSITPGHPEVDVMHGIENTSGPLGQGHTMAVGAAIAERFMAARFGEWCSHKIYAFISDGGIQEEISQGAGRVAGFLGLHNLIMFYDSNDVQLSTDTDAVTDENTAEKYRAWNWNVIEIDGCDPVAIRDALALANRETERPTLIIGKTIMGRGCVTATGENFEGKCSTHGQPLSKSGASYEKTIEHLGGSVENPFVIFPEVVGLYARRAEELKKIVAERKAVQAAWEKANPELAAELHDFYAGKLPELDFASIAYKPNVATRTASANVLSYLGERVKNMVVSSADLANSDKTEAFLKKTGAFSKGNFKGAFLHAGVAELTMASIMNGILLHGGMQAACGTFFVFSDYMKPAVRMAALMELPVKYVWTHDAFRVGEDGPTHEPVEQEAQMRLMEQLKNHSGKHSVLVLRPADSAETLVAWKLAMENSDTPTALILSRQDVPDLPSATGNRYADALQLAKGAYVLMRDENPDVVLVANGSEVSTLVGASEILHGQGVRVQIVSVPSIGLFLDQPQSYRESVIPSGLPVFGLTAGLPSTLLQVVGCKGKVYGLDHFGYSAPYKVLDEKLGFTPEHIAGEIAAFIGK
- a CDS encoding MFS transporter → MTTNQKNNGKIIAIIAMMFLFAMIAFVTNLAAPFGLIWGNQYSWAGMMGNMMNFLAYLFMGVPAGTMLVKIGYKKTALTAMAVGFVGLFIQYLSSIIGADTALFSVGGQEVYLNLIIYLLGAFICGFCVCMLNTVVNPMLNLLGGGGNKGNQLIQTGGTLNSLAATLTPLFVGVLIGSVTDKTAMSDVTPLLFIAMAVFAVSFIIISAIAIPEPHLAKKGEPQEKFEHSPLAFRHTLLGVIAIFLYVGIEVGIPAQLNFFMADTSARGAGILINGAAIGGAIVAIYWLLMLVGRFLSSLISGKISTRTQLIAVSSVAIVLTLIAIFTPKTVGFNVPSFVYDPVQKTSEILENAGIPVAEAEAFVNNPTEEFLTQNAAVLAEAKMTPESVMKSLETPKVPLSALFLVLCGLCTSVMWGGIFNLAVEGLGKYTAKASGIFMMMVVGGGVMPFIQNMLSGSFGYLASYWLVIAMLAYLLYYGLIGCKNVNTDIPTE
- a CDS encoding YggS family pyridoxal phosphate-dependent enzyme, which codes for MNEIAQHIATIRQELPSGTRLVAVSKFHPAEALMEAYESGQRIFGESRVQELMTKYEALPKDIEWHFIGHLQTNKVKYIVPFIALIHSVDSEKLLAVIDSEAAKCGRVVDCLLEIHVASEESKYGLTPDSCREWLSGNPLDRYPHVRVCGLMGMASLTDDESRIDREFGELKSLFDELKASGHVDARAFVELSMGMSHDYRLALRHGTTLVRIGTSIFGERNY
- a CDS encoding DUF4494 domain-containing protein, yielding MANWFECKVKYDKMLENGMQKKVTEPYLVDALSFTEAEARIIEEVSPFISGEFSVSAVKRANFSELFFDETGDRWYKCKINFITLDEKSGMEKRTPSYMLVQAADFETALKSLNAGMKGTMADWTIVSITETPLMDVYPFNAEGKPQEEDRPKE
- a CDS encoding nucleoside deaminase, translating into MCEKDKFMQAAIDLSLDNIDHGGGPFGAVIVKEGKIIARGANRVTASNDPTAHAEVNAIREAARVLGTFDLSGCEIYTSCEPCPMCLGAIYWAHLDRVYYGNTKADAKAIGFDDSFIYDELALPLEKRHLTILPLMRDRAIKAFEKWADKSDKIEY